From Pectinophora gossypiella chromosome 16, ilPecGoss1.1, whole genome shotgun sequence, one genomic window encodes:
- the LOC126373954 gene encoding uncharacterized protein LOC126373954 → MLEQNIIRPSMSPWSAPVWVVPKKKDASGKQKWRIVIDYRKLNDATVTEIYPLPLITDILDQLGHSKYFTTLDLVSGFHQIKLKKEDAEKTGFIVITNGTSGHYEFTRMPFGLKNAPSTFQRLMNTVLTGLQGLHCYIYLDDCIIYSHDLDSHIQKLKLVFDRLRQFNLKLQPDKCEFLRREVAYLGHIITDKGVSPNPDKIKAVTDFPIPRNAKDIKSFLGLVGYYRRFIENFSKITKPLTSLLKKDAEFKWSYDQQQSFDILKNKLTSAPLLQYPNFNEPFILTTDASNYAVGAVLSQGDIGKDKPIAYASRTLNKAEGNYSTIEKELLAILFGVKTFRPYLYGRKFKIVTDHRPLVWLFNVKDPGSRLIRWRLKLEEYDYEIIYKQGKLNCNADALSRCPVNTLNDFGDPDSTRNPSNSNSNSTNSSPRVSDDPSPSISETYEQFLQINRQPDVSYNTIIEEHNQSLLKAKCKLIAYPTSIDLDESVPYCTEIINSSTSEPNIRDIDRELNTYYSTSNDKHVFTHLFIRLNHYDEMSYKDIFNVLREYRDMIKYWYLEEKEFAISDFSDPFNKIVYTKIYNILSFLFHDTGIKVNIYRNSILYPTPSEVKNILKENHDSVSAGHPGVSRMFDRIKSQYWWKNMRQDIDDYVKNCRSCQINKPLRQVNRAPMIITSTAIRPNEKVFLDLVGPLPETHEHKFKFILTLQDDLTKYSQAYPLQTCSAEETARLFVRYISHIGIPKMIVTDQGTNFCSDVFKQLEKLFGIKHIYASPYHPQTCGALERSHSTLKEYLRSYIGENQHTWNLYLPTAMIAYNTNVHSTTGFSPMELLLGFKPYIPSSIDSLDNNTYTDYIRALNYRLCYSRQKAKENIISSKERSKNYYDSRTKPTTYKIGDMVYVKCHHKQNKALSPVWKGPFQIIKLNGHHTVTLLINRKHVRHHYDEIKLAADQTLSP, encoded by the coding sequence ATGTTAGAACAAAATATCATTCGTCCTTCAATGTCACCTTGGAGTGCTCCAGTTTGGGTAGTCCCTAAAAAGAAGGACGCGTCAGGGAAACAAAAGTGGAGGATAGTCATTGACTATCGTAAGCTTAATGACGCAACCGTTACCGAGATCTATCCACTTCCGTTAATAACGGACATCCTCGATCAATTAGGTCACTCCAAGTATTTTACGACACTTGATCTCGTCAGCGGCTTCcatcaaataaaacttaaaaaggaaGACGCTGAGAAAACCGGCTTCATCGTCATCACAAATGGCACTTCAGGACATTATGAATTCACCCGTATGCCCTTCGGGCTGAAAAATGccccttcaacatttcaaagatTGATGAACACTGTTCTAACAGGGCTCCAGGGTTTACATTGTTATATTTATCTCGATGACTGCATAATCTATTCTCATGATCTCGATTCACacattcaaaaactaaaactcgtgttCGACCGACTTCGTCAATTTAATCTAAAACTACAGCCAGATAAATGCGAATTCTTACGTCGCGAGGTCGCTTATCTAGGCCATATAATCACGGATAAAGGTGTGTCACCTAATCCCGATAAAATCAAGGCAGTCACAGACTTCCCTATTCCAAGGAATGCCAAAGACATTAAATCTTTTCTTGGCCTCGTTGGTTACTACCGACGATTTATCGAAAACTTCTCCAAAATCACCAAACCCTTAACTTCCCTTCTTAAAAAGGACGCAGAATTTAAATGGTCATACGACCAACAACAATCTTTcgatattctaaaaaataaactaacatcTGCGCCCCTCCTCCAATATCCGAATTTTAACGAACCATTTATTCTCACTACCGACGCTTCCAACTACGCTGTCGGAGCCGTGTTATCGCAAGGCGACATAGGTAAGGATAAACCCATCGCCTATGCGTCTCGAACACTCAATAAGGCCGAAGGTAATTACTCCACAATAGAAAAAGAACTTCTAGCTATCCTTTTCGGAGTGAAGACCTTCCGACCTTACTTATATGGTCGAAAATTTAAAATCGTCACCGATCATAGGCCACTTGTATGGCTTTTTAATGTCAAGGACCCTGGTTCTAGATTAATAAGGTGGCGCCTAAAATTGGAGGAGTACGACtacgaaataatttataaacaaggGAAACTTAATTGTAATGCAGACGCTTTATCTCGTTGCCCTGTCAACACTCTAAATGATTTTGGAGATCCCGATTCAACTCGTAATCCTTCTAATTCTAATTCTAATTCTACTAATTCATCACCTCGCGTGTCCGATGACCCGAGTCCTTCTATTTCCGAAACTTATGAACAGTTTTTACAAATAAACCGTCAGCCAGACGTATCTTATAATACAATCATTGAAGAACACAATCAATCTCTACTTAAAGCTAAGTGTAAACTGATAGCTTATCCAACGTCAATTGACTTAGATGAATCTGTCCCATACTGTACAGAAATCATCAATTCCTCCACAAGCGAACCAAATATCCGAGACATCGATCGTGAACTTAACACTTATTATTCCACAAGTAATGATAAGCATGTCTTTACTCATCTATTTATTCGTCTCAATCACTATGACGAAATGTCTTATAAGGATATATTCAATGTCTTACGCGAATACAGAGATATGATCAAATACTGGTATTTGGAGGAAAAGGAATTCGCAATCTCAGATTTTTCCGATCCTTTTAACAAAATAGTTTACACTAAAATTTACAACATTCTATCTTTCCTATTCCATGATACCGGAATCAAAGTAAATATCTATCGAAATTCAATACTATATCCTACTCCTAGTGAagtcaaaaacattttaaaagaaaatcacgATTCTGTCTCAGCCGGACACCCCGGCGTATCTCGCATGTTTGATCGAATCAAATCTCAATACTGGTGGAAAAACATGCGCCAAGATATtgatgattatgtaaaaaattgtcgCTCGTGTCAAATAAATAAGCCTTTGCGCCAAGTGAATCGTGCGCCGATGATAATAACATCGACTGCCATAAGGCCTAACGAAAAGGTCTTCCTAGATTTAGTCGGTCCTCTCCCTGAAACTCACGAACATAAGTTCAAATTTATTCTTACACTGCAAGACGACCTGACTAAATATTCACAGGCTTATCCATTGCAAACATGCTCGGCCGAGGAAACGGCCAGATTATTCGTTCGGTATATATCTCACATAGGTATTCCCAAAATGATAGTCACAGATCAGGGAACTAACTTTTGCTCTGATGTATTTAAGCAATTAGAAAAGTTGTTCGGTATAAAGCATATATATGCATCTCCTTATCACCCTCAAACATGTGGTGCTCTAGAGAGGAGCCACTCGACTCTTAAAGAGTATTTAAGATCTTACATTGGAGAAAACCAGCATACGTGGAATCTATATTTACCTACCGCTATGATTGCGTATAACACAAACGTCCATAGCACCACAGGATTCTCGCCTATGGAACTTTTGCTGGGTTTTAAACCTTATATCCCGAGTAGTATTGACTCGCtagataataatacatataccgACTACATCAGAGCCCTTAATTATCGCTTATGTTACAGCCGACAAAAAGCTAAAGAAAACATTATATCTTCAAAAGAACGCTCAAAAAACTATTATGATTCACGTACTAAACCTACAACTTATAAAATTGGCGATATGGTATACGTTAAATGCcatcacaaacaaaataaagcctTATCACCGGTGTGGAAAGGTCCTTTTCAAATCATTAAGCTAAATGGACACCACACCGttacattacttataaatagaaaacatgtACGTCATCACTATGACGAAATAAAACTCGCAGCTGATCAAACGTTATCACCGTAA